A single Opisthocomus hoazin isolate bOpiHoa1 chromosome 1, bOpiHoa1.hap1, whole genome shotgun sequence DNA region contains:
- the SFT2D2 gene encoding vesicle transport protein SFT2B isoform X2 yields MDKLKRVLSGRDAEEPSGLAEVIDATSLGWGTRVKGFIACFAIGCLCSLLGSCLLWVPRKGLVLFAVFYTLGNIASIGSTLFLMGPMKQLKRMFEPTRLIATVVMLWRKEGLVLLFCILQFFALAWYSISFIPFARDAVKKCVSVCLS; encoded by the exons ATGGACAAGCTCAAGCGGGTGCTGAGCGGCCGCGATGCGGAGGAGCCGAGTGGCCTGGCCGAG GTTATCGACGCAACTTCGCTAGGCTGGGGCACCAGAGTGAAGGGCTTCATTGCCTGTTTTGCGATAGGATGCCTGTGCTCGCTCTTG GGTAGTTGTCTGCTGTGGGTACCAAGGAAGGGGCTGGTGCTCTTTGCAGTGTTTTATACACTGGGGAATATTGCATCTATTGGGAG CACTCTTTTTCTTATGGGACCAATGAAACAATTGAAAAGGATGTTTGAGCCTACACGTTTGATTGCTACTGTTGTTATGCTA TGGCGTAAGGAAGGACTCGTGCTCCTTTTCTGCATCTTACAGTTTTTTGCCTTGGCATG GTACAGCATTTCCTTCATACCATTTGCAAG GGATGCTGTGAAGAAATGTGTTTCGGTCTGTCTGTCCTAA
- the SFT2D2 gene encoding vesicle transport protein SFT2B isoform X1: MDKLKRVLSGRDAEEPSGLAEVIDATSLGWGTRVKGFIACFAIGCLCSLLGSCLLWVPRKGLVLFAVFYTLGNIASIGSTLFLMGPMKQLKRMFEPTRLIATVVMLLCLVLTLCSAFWWRKEGLVLLFCILQFFALAWYSISFIPFARDAVKKCVSVCLS, from the exons ATGGACAAGCTCAAGCGGGTGCTGAGCGGCCGCGATGCGGAGGAGCCGAGTGGCCTGGCCGAG GTTATCGACGCAACTTCGCTAGGCTGGGGCACCAGAGTGAAGGGCTTCATTGCCTGTTTTGCGATAGGATGCCTGTGCTCGCTCTTG GGTAGTTGTCTGCTGTGGGTACCAAGGAAGGGGCTGGTGCTCTTTGCAGTGTTTTATACACTGGGGAATATTGCATCTATTGGGAG CACTCTTTTTCTTATGGGACCAATGAAACAATTGAAAAGGATGTTTGAGCCTACACGTTTGATTGCTACTGTTGTTATGCTA ttGTGTCTGGTACTAACGCTGTGTTCTGCTTTCTGG TGGCGTAAGGAAGGACTCGTGCTCCTTTTCTGCATCTTACAGTTTTTTGCCTTGGCATG GTACAGCATTTCCTTCATACCATTTGCAAG GGATGCTGTGAAGAAATGTGTTTCGGTCTGTCTGTCCTAA